The Methylomonas koyamae genome has a segment encoding these proteins:
- a CDS encoding energy transducer TonB, whose amino-acid sequence MFLFKNHEDALPENHLVSFGGAGQTGERGQHWFWRSLFGEERPASMLRLLAVLVLLLHIWGLQQLLQPEEKLTQAQPLVMEVSMIAMSAPKPSAAPPPPAPPPPEKKPPPKKPQPKPVPKKAPPPIVQKAPEFAPVEAPAEPQPTPVTAPSAPSAPATAASSVPTHAEQFTEANFRANYAHNPKPEYPMIAKSRGWQGKVLLKVQVSAEGLSDAVAVDQSSGHEILDESAVEAVKKWKFIPAKRGETPVASSVIVPIIFTLRE is encoded by the coding sequence ATGTTTTTATTTAAAAACCACGAAGATGCTTTGCCGGAAAATCACTTGGTATCCTTCGGCGGTGCGGGGCAAACGGGGGAGCGCGGTCAACATTGGTTTTGGCGGAGCCTGTTCGGCGAAGAACGGCCCGCCAGCATGCTGCGGCTGCTAGCGGTCTTGGTGCTGTTATTGCACATTTGGGGCCTGCAGCAACTGTTGCAACCGGAAGAAAAATTGACCCAGGCCCAACCGTTGGTCATGGAAGTGTCGATGATAGCGATGTCGGCGCCGAAACCCAGTGCCGCGCCGCCACCGCCCGCCCCTCCGCCGCCGGAGAAAAAGCCGCCGCCGAAAAAACCGCAGCCGAAACCGGTGCCGAAGAAGGCGCCGCCGCCGATTGTGCAAAAAGCGCCGGAATTTGCGCCGGTGGAAGCCCCGGCCGAGCCGCAGCCGACTCCGGTTACCGCGCCGAGCGCACCCAGCGCCCCGGCCACCGCCGCGAGCAGCGTGCCGACTCACGCCGAACAATTTACCGAAGCCAATTTCCGCGCCAACTATGCGCACAATCCGAAGCCGGAATACCCGATGATCGCGAAAAGCCGCGGTTGGCAGGGTAAAGTGCTGTTAAAGGTCCAGGTTTCCGCGGAAGGCCTGAGCGATGCGGTCGCGGTGGATCAGAGCAGCGGCCACGAAATACTGGACGAATCGGCGGTAGAGGCCGTCAAAAAATGGAAATTCATTCCGGCCAAGCGCGGTGAAACGCCGGTGGCCAGTTCGGTGATCGTGCCAATCATTTTTACACTACGTGAATAA